A segment of the Nostoc sp. TCL26-01 genome:
CCTTACGCACTTGGTTAGCGTGAAGTTCAGTAGCATAGACGAGTGCTTGGGTAAACCGTTCTGAGAGCATATAGGAATCCGACTTGATTATTGAAATTTCTTGCGTAGACAGGTAACAGGTAACAGGTAACAGGTAATACCAATTTCCTTTAAATGTGAAACAGTAGAGACGTTGCATTGCAACGTCTCTACATAATTCATGTGTATCATGATTAACGTGAAATGGTATAACAGGTAACAGAAAAAGAAGTGATAGAGGTGTATTGAGTTTTTTTGTGTAAGCACAGGCTACGCCAACAGAAATCAAATATGATTCCTATAGAAGCAATAATTAACGAATGTCTTGAGAAATATTGGCAGACTTAAAATTCTCCCACTTTCAAATTGTAATTAACATTGACAAACCAGCTTTCAAAATCAATATTTTTGGCTGTGGAATCGCCAAAACTAATGCCAGTTTGAATATTCATGCTACTGGAATTAGATAAGCGATAAATTAAGTGTCCATATAAGCGATGATATTGGTCACTTCGTTCACGTCCTGTAAAATCTGATAAATTTAATTGGTAGTTTAAGCCAACTTGTAACGGTTTTTGTAGATAGTAATTTAAAGATAGCCAAAAAGAGTTAATCAGCCGACTACGGTTATCTGGATCAGCTAAGTGCCAACTAAATTCATAAAAACTATCGATCATGAGTCTTTTGGTGAGAGGATCTCGTCTGCCTAATGATAAGCGGAAAGCGTTCTCATTTAAGAAGCGATCGCCTGCTTGAAACACATCACTATTTCTGGCATAAAATAATTGTTGGTTACTCCATTTAATTTCCCCATACATCCGCCGCGATAACTGCTGATATATCCCCACACCAAATACTATTTGGTTGTAGTTAAATTTTGATTGATTGACATAACGAATCAAGTTACCATCAATTGACGCATTTAAGTAAGTGTTTTTTGCCACAGGAACATAAGTTGATGCCAGCCTTAATCCATAAAAAAACAAGCTATCTTCTATTGGTAAAATATCAGAGGAAAAAATATTATCTGTTAGGAAAAAACCTACACGAGCCTGTAAAGAACCTATAGGTTTAAACTTAGGTTCAGTCCGTTCAGGTGGTAGTGGAGGTTGTTCTAATGGCTGTGGCAAATCTCTCGACCGCACCCTTAACCCTAGTTCCCGATAGCTTTCTGCCTGAGAACTGCGTTGTTTGATTTCTCGTAATCTTCGCCGGAGTCTTTCTAGTCGCTCATTGTTATTGATTGGTGGTGAATCTAACAATTGCTCTATTGGTTTTGGCGTGGTCGGAGGAAATTCACTCGGCTGTCCTTCTAGTGGTGGAGGAGTGTTATTTTGTTGACTGACATTAGGACTATCTGGAGGTGTAGAATTAGGTTCAGTAGCTTGGGCTGTGAGAAATTTTGCTGGGGAAACATCTAAGGCGATCGCGTCGGAAACTTTGATGTCAAACACATCACTTTGAGGTAGAGGAGAATCCCCATCTTGTACCACACTATTTTGACATAGGTGAAAAAGTTGGTCTTTAATCGGATAATTTTTTTTCGGTGCTTTTACACCGGTTTGACAATGTGCGGTATCTAACTGTTTAACCCATGTTGCATCTACTTTCATGGCACAAGTAAGTATGCCACTGGAGGCTAATAAAATTGTCAATAAAACATTTTTCCAGATGTGGAGGTGCATCTTAACACTTGGTATTAATGGCGTTGGGAGTGAAAGTATACAGACATTGTGTCTTAAGTTCCAGATATGCAGCGTTTTTGCCAGAATCAATCTTAATTCCTAGAGATGATTTAAATATTTAATTAGATTAAATCATACACCTAAGCATACACAACCTCATGTTATGGTTGGAGAGATGAAAAATATAACTAAAAATTTTGCTGGATGATCAACAGTATAAAATATTTCTAATTAGCAATTATGCGATTAAAACTGTTCCCTCTATTAACAGCAATTGGATTGTGTGGGGTGATAGTATTAACCTGGTCAAATCAGGTAAAAGCTAATACTCCTTTAACCCGTGCTGAGATTCAAAGTTTGCGTAACTTTGTCCAATTAATTCAACGAGCTAATAGAAATAAGCGTCCAGCACGCCAAGCAGATGCCATAATTCCCGGAGATGGACTATCAACAGGACGAGCTTCTTTAGCAGACTTGCGTTTTAATGACGGTTCTTTAGCCAGAGTTGGTGAACAAGCCGTATTCCAATTCATGCCTAAGACGCGGAATTTTCGACTTTCTAACGGTACAGTTTTACTACTAATTCCACCAGGTAGGGGACAAACACGTATACAAACGCCAAGTGCTGCCGCCGCCATTCGTGGTTCTGCATTATTTGTCCGCTATGATCAAAGAACCGATACTACTGTTGTAGGTGCATTAACAAATAGTGGTATTGCCGTTTCTAATCAAAATGCTTCTCAAACTCAACAACTACAAGCAGGACAACTGTTAGTCATAACCAAAGGTGAAATTACAGGTCTTTATGATTTTGATTTGCAGAATTTTTATGAAACAAGCGAATTAACTCAAGGTCTGAATTTAACTAAACAAGATTCATCTGCAACTACAGACCCAGCTATTGCTAGTGTGCAAGCAGAAATTATTGCCGCTTTATCAATGCAGTCACCTCTTGTTGGTCAAGGGGTCATGGATAACCCAGCTTTTTTAGATTTGACTACTGGTACTTCTAACTTAACAAGTGAAGAGGTTGATCAAGAAAACGCCTCAGCTGATCTAACTACGGATGAATCACTGGTTGATTCATTAGTGGAAACGGGAGAAATTCTGTTTAATAATGCTCAAAGACTGGAAGATAGGCAAGAAAATATTGTTGGTGGCAACAATTCTGGGAATGAGAATCCCCCTGTAGTTAAACCTGGAAATGAGAATCCGCCTACTGGTAATCCAGGGAATGACAAACCTGTTGGTAACGCCGGTGAAAATCCTGGTAACAATAACTCAGGTGGCGTGACTCCACCTGACAACAATCAAGGCGGTGGTGGTGTGACTCCACCTGATAATAATCAAGGCGGTGGTGGTGTGACTCCACCTGATAATAATCAAGGCGGTGGCGGCGTGACTCCACCTGATAATAATCAAGGCGGTGGTGGTGTGACTCCACCTGATAATAATCAAGGCGGTGGCGGCGTGACTCCACCTGATAACAATCAAGGCGGTGGCGGCGTGACTCCACCTGATAATAATCAAGGCGGTGGCGGTGTGACTCCACCTGATGAGGACAATCCACCTCCTTAAAATATCTGGTAAAAATTAAGAAAGCTAAATATTATGGCGTTTCTCCGTTAAGTGCGGTACAGATTTTTAGTCAACAGAGGCTACCCACATTTCTCACAAGCGGTAGGGGCGGGTTAACAAATATGCTGACATCATTCACTAATATCTCACTTAACCCGCCCCTACGACCTCTGGACTAAACAGGTGTACTTCATCGGCATGAAAAGCGCTATATCAGGGTTGCTGGTTCTTAGAAAAACCGCAAATTTCAATTTCTTCCTGGTTAAAAGTATCTTTTAATATCTTGCGCAGAACACGCTGAATATGCAGATGTTTTCCTGGTTTAACTTTTGTCAGCGTCAGCAGTAACAAGTGATGCTCTCCAAAATGTTCTATTCCAGCTACTCGTGTAGATTCGAGAACATCCGGTTCATCCAACATTAACTGCTGTCCTACCTTCTCAACCACTCTATATACATGATCTAAATTCTCTTCATAAGAGACGCTAATTTCCACCCTGGCATATATATACTGCTTGGAGAAATTAATAATCGAGCCAATATCTCCATTGCGAATAATCTGTAATTGACCATCAGGATGGCGGATGTGAGTGGTTCGCAGTTCAATTGCTTCTACAACCCCTTCGACAGTTCTTTCTTCCATTTTCCCGGCTGCAACATAATCACCGACCAAGTAATAGTTTTCAAACAAAATCAAAAATCCACAAACAACATCATTAATTAGGTTTTGCGCTCCCAGACCAACTGCTATACCGACAATTCCTGCACCTGCTAAGATAGGCGCAGGATCGATACCAATCAGCTTGAGTATAGTAACTCCAGCAGTAAAGTAGATAAAATATTTGGCAAAACTCCGCATTAAAGGAATCAATGTTAGCCGCTTTTGTCGCTGTGAGTTATCAACATCTGTAGTTTTTAAGTAGAACTCATCTAGAAGAAAGTAAGCAACTTCATTCAAAACATTGCTAATAAAATAAACTCCAATAATCTGGACGATTTTAGGAGTATAAGCACTTATCCAAGCAATCGGTTCTATTTCGGGAACAACAAGATTGACTATACCAATATAGAGGACGTATTCTAAACATTTTTTTAATAAGGGTATGAGATGACGTAAACGTTCGTATAAACGCAGTATATCGTTGGAATTGGAGTATTTATGACTCAGTGCGTCGAGAGTATCAACGATAGTAGCAACAGCCTTAACAATCAGTAAACCAACTGTGACAATAATGTATATTTTTAAGGTAATATATAAATATTTGGGAATAACTTCTGGCAGATAGAGAAATCTAGCAGATAGAATAACAGAAGATATCCAGAGAGTATGAGTAATAATTCTTTTTAAGACTTTAAAAAAAGTCTCAACGCTTTCATCATTAGCTTTGATTTGATCGGCTGTCTTAGCGTAATTGCAGACCCAATCAATAGCCTGATGTAAGGATGGTATACTAAATTTAACTAGCATTAGCAAGCTGACAGTTTTCAAGCTTGCAGTTAAGATATTGAGCCAAAATTGAGTAGGCAAACTGCGAATTAAATTAAGTTGAAATTCCTTAACGTTGCCACCTCGATAAATCACCATCCCATTCACAGCAATCAGTGCCAGACATAGCACAACAGAAGTCAAAATTAAGATTCGGCTGATACTGCGGCGTAGGAAGGTGATATTTGCAGTTTTTCCTTGGAGCCAGGAAATTTTAGCAACCTGCTGAAAAGTTATGCCAATTAGCCAGTTTAACAACAAAAAAATGACTATTAAAAAGATGATTTCACCCAGGATAATTAGTATATTCATCTTCCAAGGATAAACATTTGCAAAAAAGCGATTATATCACCGACCTATTGAAGAATTCAGTTTCAACTAGCAGAGATTTTTATCCCATTAATGCAAAGTCCACAAGCTTTGATGCCATACTTCGGCAATAACACACACTACATATATTATCTTCTGCACGCAGGTTTCCACGTGCCGTGGAAACCAGGGGGAATGACACTCGGTAATCTTAGTTTACAGACGGGTTCATCGTCTAGGCGATCGCTATCAAATACCCAAGCTTGACTACTATGAGAATTACCGTCGTATATTATTGTTAACACCCAGCTTTGATGAGGGTTTTGGGCATCTTGTACAGGTAGTGGTTCTGAAGTGTAGAGATTTTCTGGCAAGTTGGCTTCGACAAGGGTTTCGGTTTGGTGATCGAAACGAGCGATCGCATTTAATAGTTCTTTACCGATATCTGCTTGTTGGCGGAGTGAGGAAAAATACGTATATCGAGAGGCTTGCCCCACATTTTGCTGTAGTATAGTTGGTAGCTCACAATGTCGGTCTAGCACTTGCTCAATAGTGGTAACTTTGCTAGTCTGGGGCTGAAGATGTATTCGTGTCAATGTACTTTGAGCAGGAGTGTGAGTTTCACCTGTAGGTACTTCTTTAAAATATTGGTTGACTTGAAAGTCTTTGTAGCAAGCAATATCGACAATTAGCGAACCACTAGCATCTAGATAACCGTTGACAAAATGCCACTGAAACCAAGGTTCGGCTTCACC
Coding sequences within it:
- a CDS encoding FecR domain-containing protein; translation: MRLKLFPLLTAIGLCGVIVLTWSNQVKANTPLTRAEIQSLRNFVQLIQRANRNKRPARQADAIIPGDGLSTGRASLADLRFNDGSLARVGEQAVFQFMPKTRNFRLSNGTVLLLIPPGRGQTRIQTPSAAAAIRGSALFVRYDQRTDTTVVGALTNSGIAVSNQNASQTQQLQAGQLLVITKGEITGLYDFDLQNFYETSELTQGLNLTKQDSSATTDPAIASVQAEIIAALSMQSPLVGQGVMDNPAFLDLTTGTSNLTSEEVDQENASADLTTDESLVDSLVETGEILFNNAQRLEDRQENIVGGNNSGNENPPVVKPGNENPPTGNPGNDKPVGNAGENPGNNNSGGVTPPDNNQGGGGVTPPDNNQGGGGVTPPDNNQGGGGVTPPDNNQGGGGVTPPDNNQGGGGVTPPDNNQGGGGVTPPDNNQGGGGVTPPDEDNPPP
- a CDS encoding mechanosensitive ion channel family protein encodes the protein MNILIILGEIIFLIVIFLLLNWLIGITFQQVAKISWLQGKTANITFLRRSISRILILTSVVLCLALIAVNGMVIYRGGNVKEFQLNLIRSLPTQFWLNILTASLKTVSLLMLVKFSIPSLHQAIDWVCNYAKTADQIKANDESVETFFKVLKRIITHTLWISSVILSARFLYLPEVIPKYLYITLKIYIIVTVGLLIVKAVATIVDTLDALSHKYSNSNDILRLYERLRHLIPLLKKCLEYVLYIGIVNLVVPEIEPIAWISAYTPKIVQIIGVYFISNVLNEVAYFLLDEFYLKTTDVDNSQRQKRLTLIPLMRSFAKYFIYFTAGVTILKLIGIDPAPILAGAGIVGIAVGLGAQNLINDVVCGFLILFENYYLVGDYVAAGKMEERTVEGVVEAIELRTTHIRHPDGQLQIIRNGDIGSIINFSKQYIYARVEISVSYEENLDHVYRVVEKVGQQLMLDEPDVLESTRVAGIEHFGEHHLLLLTLTKVKPGKHLHIQRVLRKILKDTFNQEEIEICGFSKNQQP